The Cellulomonas oligotrophica sequence TCCTGTCCCCCGGCGCCAGGCACGGTGACACCCTGCGTGAAGGACGTCGCCGCAGCGGAGGGCGTCCCGCGGCCCGAGGCGGTACGGGCATCCGCCTCCCGGAGGCGCTGAGCCTCTTGAGCGAGCCGCTCCTGCTCCTGCCGCTTCTTCCTACCGAACACGACCGGGCCTCCCCCGCTCGGCGGTGACCACACGCGCGGCCGCGACTCCCTGGATCGTCTCGGACGCGCGCACCTGTGCTCCGATCATGCCCGTCTCCTTCGCCGCGCGCGTCGCGGCGAGCACCTCGTCGTCGGCCCGCTCTCCCTTGAGCGCGACGAGGGTCCCGCCGGCCCTGAGGATCGGAGCGGTCCAGCGGTAGAGCTTGTCGAGCGAGGCGACCGCGCGGACGGTCACCGCGTCGGCCACGCCCTCGTCCATCTCCTGCGCGCGTCCGCGCCGGATCTCGACGTTCGCGAGCCCCGTGGCGGACACCACGTCGCCGAGCCAGACGACACGGCGCTCCATCGGCTCGAGGAGGACGACAGCCGCCTCGGGCAGCATGGCCGCGGCGACGATGCCAGGCAGTCCGGCCCCGGAGCCGACGTCGACGATGACGCCACGCTGCGGGAGGAACGGCACGACCGCCGCAGAGTTGAGCAGGTGCCGCTCCCAGAGGCGTGGCACCTCGCGCGGCCCGATGAGGCCGCGGAGCTCGCCCTCGGTGACCAGCATCCGGTGGAAGCCCTCGACCGCAGGCCACGCCGGGCCGAAGAACGTCTCGAGCCGTGGGTCACCGATCCAAGGATCGACCTCGACGTCGTCGATCCCGTCGTTCGTCGACGCCACGACCACGCATCCTCCTCGGTTCCACGTGAAACACCATTCCACGTCTCGGGGTGCAGCGACGGACGCAGCACGACGTTCGCTCACGGTACCCCGCAGTGCAACGCAGCCCCGGCGCCACGCGCGCGCGACGCGCCAGGTGGGCGAATGGTCCGATCTCTGCGTCGACCGATGGCCGCCCGGGCTGCAGTCCGGCCGTTCCACGTGGAACATCCGCCGTGCACCCGGCTGCGCCGGCCTCGGCGGTGAGGCGCGACCTCGTCGGTGAGGCACGCTCCCCTGGTCGCGCTCCCTGGACGCCCGCAGGCGCGCCGGAACCCCGTTGTTTCACGTGGAACGGGGGTGCCCGCATGTTCCACGGAGAACGGGGATGCCCGCCCGCCCCGCCGGCCTTGCCGCCTTCACCCTCCTGGCGCGGCGCTCCAGGACCTCCTAGCCCTACCCCGCGACGAGCCGTTTCACGTGGAACATCGTCCGCGAGGTGAGCGTCTCACGACGAAGGCGGGCGCCCCTGTCGGGGGCACCCGCCTTCGTCTGCCTGGAGCGCGAGGTCACGCCGGGTGGATCACCACGTGACGATCGGGCTCGACGCCGTCCGAGTCGCTCACCAGACCAGCGGCGGCAACGGCGTCGTGCACGACCTTGCGCTCGAACGGGTTCATGGGACGCAGTGCCACGGGGGCACCTTCGGATCGCACCCGACCGATCGCCTCCTCGGCGATCGCGACGAGCTCAGTCCGCCGCGCCGCCCGGTGACCGGCGACGTCGAGCATCAGGCGGCTGCGCTCCCCCGTGCGGGCCTGGACCGCGAGCCTCGTCAGCTCCTGGAGCGCGTCCAGCACCTCGCCGTGCGGGCCGACGAGGCGCCGCAGGCTGCGGTCCTCCGACTCGTCCGAGACGATCTCGACCGCGGCCCGTCCGTGCTCCACGTCGATCTCGATGTCACCGTCGACGTCGACGATGTCCAGGAGCTCCTCGAGGTAGTCGGCGGCGATCTCGCCCTCCTCCTCGAGGCGCTTCACGTCTGCGGCCACCTCGGGCTGCGTCGCACCCATGTCATCTCCGTTTCGTCGCGCCTGCGCGCTCTGGTCCGTCGTCACGTCAGCGCCCGCCGGTGGGCGTCGTGCCGTCGTCGCCCGCGGTCGGTCCCGCGTCGTCACTGCCGTTCGCGTCGGTCCCCGGGCCCTGTCCGGCGGCGGTCTGCGGACGTCCCTTCGCACGGTCCTTGCGCTTCGGCTGCTGCCGCTGGCCGCTGCGGGGCCGCTCCTCGATCACGGCGGTGGT is a genomic window containing:
- a CDS encoding Jag family protein — encoded protein: MGATQPEVAADVKRLEEEGEIAADYLEELLDIVDVDGDIEIDVEHGRAAVEIVSDESEDRSLRRLVGPHGEVLDALQELTRLAVQARTGERSRLMLDVAGHRAARRTELVAIAEEAIGRVRSEGAPVALRPMNPFERKVVHDAVAAAGLVSDSDGVEPDRHVVIHPA
- the rsmG gene encoding 16S rRNA (guanine(527)-N(7))-methyltransferase RsmG, which produces MASTNDGIDDVEVDPWIGDPRLETFFGPAWPAVEGFHRMLVTEGELRGLIGPREVPRLWERHLLNSAAVVPFLPQRGVIVDVGSGAGLPGIVAAAMLPEAAVVLLEPMERRVVWLGDVVSATGLANVEIRRGRAQEMDEGVADAVTVRAVASLDKLYRWTAPILRAGGTLVALKGERADDEVLAATRAAKETGMIGAQVRASETIQGVAAARVVTAERGRPGRVR